A region from the Actinomycetes bacterium genome encodes:
- a CDS encoding YbhN family protein yields the protein MSRKAEPADSSPVSPLPAEALGAPPGPRSVFLKVLSAAVSGGLIVVLFLAIIPKVADFDEVWESLAQLRPRAIVLMLVLALLIRVLLALAYTVITPGLPLGRSLIAREASSAVSNVIPGPSGTASQFVILRSWGVSVERFTRATIGVSVSTDVLVFAGPGLAFVVWTLAGMPAADDATHAWAFGIGALVLSVVAVAVVGAVGRSERLAAGVGRIGQVCVNPLRRMVGKAPVSTWPESCVALRADTVDVLRNHGWGLMGCIVGGYLINGVLLVTCLWACGITGAEMPLTLGFLLYTVGRIFTIVNLTPGGVGVVEIAYTAVYVSVLGESTHDAVVAGVLVYRALTYLLPIVTGAISYLVWRLMRRHELHAGAEQPAT from the coding sequence ATGAGTCGCAAGGCCGAGCCCGCAGACAGCTCACCCGTCTCCCCACTTCCCGCCGAGGCGCTGGGCGCGCCGCCCGGGCCGCGGTCGGTCTTCCTCAAGGTCCTCAGTGCCGCGGTCTCGGGCGGCCTGATCGTCGTCCTGTTCCTCGCCATCATCCCGAAGGTCGCGGACTTCGACGAGGTGTGGGAGTCGCTGGCCCAGCTGCGACCCCGTGCGATCGTGCTCATGCTGGTCCTCGCGCTGCTGATCCGGGTGCTGCTGGCGCTGGCCTACACGGTCATCACGCCCGGACTGCCGCTCGGGCGCTCCTTGATCGCGCGGGAGGCGTCGTCGGCGGTGTCCAACGTGATCCCCGGCCCGTCCGGCACCGCCTCGCAGTTCGTCATCCTGCGGTCCTGGGGGGTCTCGGTCGAGCGGTTCACCCGCGCCACCATCGGCGTCAGCGTCTCCACCGACGTCCTCGTGTTCGCCGGGCCGGGCCTCGCCTTCGTCGTCTGGACGCTGGCCGGGATGCCGGCCGCCGACGACGCCACCCACGCCTGGGCCTTCGGCATCGGTGCCCTCGTCTTGTCCGTCGTGGCGGTGGCGGTCGTCGGGGCGGTCGGGCGCAGCGAGCGGCTCGCGGCCGGGGTCGGCAGGATCGGCCAGGTGTGCGTGAACCCGCTGCGCCGGATGGTCGGCAAGGCGCCGGTCAGCACCTGGCCGGAAAGCTGCGTCGCCCTGCGGGCCGACACGGTGGACGTCCTGCGCAACCACGGTTGGGGACTGATGGGGTGCATCGTGGGCGGCTACCTCATCAACGGTGTGCTCCTGGTCACGTGCCTGTGGGCGTGCGGCATCACCGGCGCCGAGATGCCTCTGACGCTGGGCTTCCTGCTCTACACGGTCGGGCGGATCTTCACCATCGTGAACCTCACGCCGGGTGGCGTCGGCGTGGTGGAGATCGCCTACACGGCCGTATACGTCTCGGTCCTCGGCGAGTCCACGCACGACGCCGTCGTCGCCGGGGTGCTGGTCTACCGGGCCCTGACCTACCTGCTCCCGATCGTGACCGGTGCCATCTCCTACCTCGTCTGGCGGCTGATGCGCCGTCACGAGCTGCACGCCGGCGCGGAGCAGCCCGCCACGTGA
- a CDS encoding formylglycine-generating enzyme family protein → MPEEHPLCCAPRRMSEAAPRATDSPVTGAGTVRRDADDDDDGLVELAGGTFLMGSEDPGAYAEDGEGPVREVSLSPFRLDRHTVTNAQFAEFVAATGHVTDAERVGTAFVFGGFLPDDFPPTRGVVEAPWWREVEGADWAHPEGPQSEVADRADHPVVQVSWDDAQAYCAWAGRRLPTEAEWEFAARGGLEQQRFPWGGSLTPGGEHRMNVFQGTFPERNAERDGYAGTAPVGAFPPNGYGLHNMTGNVWEWTADCWSTTWHREQGEPLIDPAGPPVGDRRALRGGSYLCHSSYCWRYRTSARMGSTPDTPTGNVGFRCAGLG, encoded by the coding sequence GTGCCCGAGGAACACCCGCTGTGCTGCGCGCCGCGGCGCATGAGCGAGGCTGCCCCGCGAGCCACTGACTCGCCCGTCACCGGTGCGGGCACGGTGCGCCGCGACGCTGACGACGACGATGACGGTCTGGTGGAGCTCGCCGGCGGCACCTTCCTCATGGGCAGCGAGGACCCGGGCGCCTACGCCGAGGACGGCGAGGGACCGGTGCGCGAGGTCTCGCTGAGCCCGTTCCGGCTGGACCGTCACACGGTCACGAACGCGCAGTTCGCCGAGTTCGTCGCGGCGACCGGGCACGTCACGGACGCCGAGCGGGTGGGCACGGCGTTCGTGTTCGGGGGCTTTCTGCCCGACGACTTCCCGCCGACCCGGGGAGTCGTCGAGGCGCCGTGGTGGCGCGAGGTGGAAGGCGCCGACTGGGCTCACCCCGAGGGCCCGCAGAGCGAGGTCGCGGACCGCGCGGACCACCCCGTCGTCCAGGTCTCCTGGGACGACGCGCAGGCCTACTGCGCCTGGGCCGGTCGCCGGCTGCCCACCGAGGCGGAGTGGGAGTTCGCGGCGCGCGGCGGCCTCGAGCAGCAGCGCTTCCCCTGGGGAGGCTCGCTGACACCGGGCGGCGAGCACCGGATGAACGTCTTCCAGGGCACGTTCCCGGAGCGCAACGCCGAGCGGGACGGTTACGCCGGGACGGCTCCGGTCGGCGCCTTCCCGCCCAACGGCTACGGGCTGCACAACATGACCGGCAACGTGTGGGAGTGGACGGCCGACTGCTGGTCCACCACCTGGCACCGCGAGCAGGGGGAACCGCTCATAGACCCGGCAGGTCCGCCGGTCGGTGACCGGCGGGCGCTGCGCGGCGGGTCGTACCTGTGCCACTCGTCCTACTGCTGGCGCTACCGCACTTCGGCCCGGATGGGGAGCACCCCGGATACGCCGACCGGCAACGTCGGCTTCCGGTGCGCAGGACTCGGCTGA
- a CDS encoding phage holin family protein yields the protein MSRRKGGPGPGLRPLWRLLVVWVVAALTLLLVSALLPGFDVGGLGPAFVASALLGLLNALVWPVLVRLALPLTVLTLGLAPLALNAGMVAFVAWALDDVTVDGFWWALAVAVAVTVVSMTLTAALALDDDDVVLRHLLRRSRTPAATEGDRQVPGVLFVQIDGLAHPVLQRAVRDGNAPTIAHWLASGSHRLTAWTTGWSSQTGASQAGILMGSHYDMPAFRWFEKDTGKTYVSNRPRHAAELERRLSTGHGLLHADGASRGNIFTGDAEDSVLTMSSAGRKRGRIGAGYYAYFSQPYTAMRTLLGFLAEAVRERHQGRVQRRRDVLPRVHRGGVYPLLRAFTTVLSRDVIVATLVGDMRDGRSVVYADFVGYDEVAHHSGVERYDALEVLRRLDHELGRLARAADEVSRPYRIVVLSDHGQSQGATFRTRYGRTLSDLVSEACGRTVADAGEQDAGSAGEESWGYAGGALTEVAAGPGLGGRAADRATRGRRREDGDVVLGPESAAPLDADHPGELMVLASGNLGLVYLTGEPGRVTRERIDALHPELLPALCAHPGIGFLLVASADRGPLVLSRDGELQLATGAVRGRDPLADFGPHARTQVALTDSYPHCADIMVNSLWDTQTDEVAAFEELVGSHGGMGGAQTRPFLLYPADLPDPGGEVVGAEQVHQQLRRWLAHLGHHTYRDDERPVEIYSPEPGDAAPHGRA from the coding sequence GTGAGCCGTCGGAAGGGCGGCCCGGGACCGGGACTGCGCCCGCTGTGGCGCCTGCTCGTCGTCTGGGTGGTCGCAGCGCTGACGCTGCTGCTCGTCAGCGCCCTGCTGCCCGGCTTCGACGTGGGTGGCCTGGGACCCGCTTTCGTGGCGTCCGCCCTGCTCGGCCTGCTCAACGCCCTGGTCTGGCCGGTGCTGGTCCGGCTGGCGCTCCCCCTCACGGTGCTGACGCTGGGCCTCGCGCCACTGGCGCTCAACGCCGGCATGGTGGCCTTCGTCGCCTGGGCGCTGGACGACGTCACGGTGGACGGGTTCTGGTGGGCGCTGGCCGTCGCTGTGGCCGTCACGGTCGTCTCGATGACGCTCACCGCAGCACTGGCCCTGGACGACGACGACGTGGTGCTCCGCCACCTGCTGCGGAGGAGCCGCACACCGGCAGCGACGGAGGGCGACAGGCAGGTGCCGGGCGTCCTCTTCGTGCAGATCGACGGGCTCGCCCACCCGGTGCTGCAACGCGCCGTCCGCGACGGCAACGCGCCGACGATCGCGCACTGGCTGGCGTCCGGGAGCCACCGGCTGACCGCGTGGACCACCGGCTGGTCGTCGCAGACCGGGGCCTCGCAGGCCGGGATCCTGATGGGCTCGCACTACGACATGCCGGCCTTCCGGTGGTTCGAGAAGGACACCGGGAAGACGTACGTGTCCAACCGGCCGCGGCACGCCGCCGAGCTCGAGCGGCGCCTGTCGACCGGTCACGGCCTGCTGCACGCCGACGGCGCGAGCCGCGGCAACATCTTCACCGGTGACGCCGAGGACTCGGTGCTGACCATGTCCAGCGCCGGGCGCAAGCGCGGGCGGATCGGCGCCGGCTACTACGCCTACTTCTCCCAGCCCTACACCGCGATGCGCACCCTGCTCGGCTTCCTGGCCGAGGCTGTGCGCGAGAGGCACCAGGGCCGGGTGCAGCGCCGCCGTGACGTGCTCCCCCGGGTGCACCGCGGTGGTGTCTACCCGCTGCTGCGGGCCTTCACGACGGTCCTCTCGAGGGACGTGATCGTCGCGACCCTGGTCGGAGACATGCGCGACGGGCGGTCGGTCGTCTACGCCGACTTCGTCGGCTACGACGAGGTGGCCCACCACTCCGGCGTCGAGCGCTACGACGCGCTGGAGGTGCTGCGCCGCCTCGACCACGAGCTGGGTCGGCTGGCGCGGGCCGCGGACGAGGTGTCACGGCCGTACCGGATCGTCGTGCTCTCCGACCACGGCCAGAGCCAGGGCGCGACCTTCCGGACCCGCTACGGACGCACGTTGTCCGACCTGGTCAGCGAGGCTTGCGGTCGCACGGTCGCCGACGCCGGCGAGCAGGACGCGGGCAGCGCCGGCGAGGAGTCGTGGGGCTACGCCGGCGGGGCGCTCACCGAGGTGGCCGCCGGACCGGGGCTGGGCGGCCGGGCCGCCGACCGGGCGACCCGGGGCCGCCGCCGCGAGGACGGGGACGTGGTGCTCGGCCCCGAGAGCGCGGCGCCCCTCGACGCCGACCACCCGGGCGAGCTGATGGTTCTGGCGTCGGGCAACCTCGGTCTGGTCTACCTGACCGGCGAGCCGGGCCGGGTCACCCGGGAGCGGATCGACGCGCTCCACCCGGAGCTGCTGCCGGCGCTGTGCGCGCATCCGGGCATCGGCTTCCTGCTCGTCGCGTCCGCGGACCGCGGCCCGCTCGTGCTGTCGCGCGACGGCGAGCTTCAGCTGGCCACCGGCGCGGTCCGCGGCCGTGACCCGCTGGCCGACTTCGGCCCGCACGCGCGGACCCAGGTCGCGCTCACCGACTCCTACCCGCACTGCGCCGACATCATGGTCAACTCGCTGTGGGACACCCAGACCGACGAGGTCGCGGCGTTCGAGGAGCTGGTGGGCTCGCACGGCGGCATGGGCGGCGCGCAGACCCGGCCGTTCCTCCTCTACCCCGCCGACCTGCCCGACCCCGGGGGCGAGGTCGTCGGGGCGGAGCAGGTGCACCAGCAGCTGCGCCGGTGGCTGGCCCACCTGGGGCACCACACGTACCGCGACGACGAACGGCCTGTGGAGATCTACTCACCCGAGCCGGGTGACGCCGCGCCGCACGGCCGCGCCTAA
- a CDS encoding MBL fold metallo-hydrolase encodes MPAEDRRGPLPRSAVSKACTVTWWGHATVEIQVDGVRLVTDPLLRARVGPLHSRGHRPRRTTSPGTEPALAGVDAVLLSHLHRDHTDLPSLRRFPRSTRVLAPAGAGRVVRRSVRGAVEELPSGSTTGVGQVRVTATPAVHDGRRDRRGPWAEAVGYLVEGSRTVYFAGDTDLFVGMADLPGDAGIDVALLPVSGWGLTLGDGHMGAVEAAEAVALLRPRLAVPVHWGTLRIPVAWRARRSHLLGVADRFAELVAERSPGTTVVVPVPGRPIAEPAPTAGEAS; translated from the coding sequence GTGCCGGCCGAGGACCGCCGGGGGCCGCTCCCCCGGTCCGCGGTGTCGAAGGCCTGCACGGTGACCTGGTGGGGCCATGCCACCGTCGAGATCCAGGTGGACGGGGTCCGCCTGGTCACCGACCCGCTGCTGCGCGCCCGGGTCGGACCGCTGCACTCGCGCGGTCACCGCCCGCGGCGGACGACCTCGCCGGGGACCGAGCCGGCCCTGGCCGGCGTCGACGCCGTCCTGCTCTCCCACCTGCACCGTGACCACACCGACCTGCCGTCGCTGCGCCGCTTCCCCCGCAGCACTCGCGTCCTGGCGCCGGCCGGCGCCGGCCGTGTGGTGCGCCGGTCCGTGCGGGGCGCGGTCGAGGAGCTGCCGTCGGGAAGCACGACGGGGGTCGGCCAGGTGCGGGTCACCGCGACGCCCGCCGTGCACGACGGCCGCCGGGACCGCCGCGGTCCGTGGGCCGAAGCCGTCGGCTACCTCGTGGAGGGCTCGAGGACCGTCTACTTCGCCGGCGATACCGACCTCTTCGTCGGCATGGCCGACCTGCCGGGTGACGCCGGCATCGACGTGGCGCTGCTGCCGGTGTCGGGCTGGGGACTGACCCTCGGCGACGGGCACATGGGCGCGGTCGAGGCCGCCGAGGCCGTCGCGCTGCTGCGGCCGCGGCTGGCCGTCCCGGTCCACTGGGGGACCCTGCGGATCCCGGTCGCCTGGCGGGCCCGCCGCAGCCACCTGCTCGGGGTCGCCGACCGGTTCGCCGAGCTGGTGGCCGAGCGTTCGCCCGGCACGACGGTCGTCGTGCCCGTCCCCGGCCGGCCGATCGCCGAGCCGGCGCCGACCGCAGGTGAGGCGTCGTGA
- a CDS encoding SHOCT domain-containing protein yields MSWFWQGLLLAIFVVPFIVLFGYAAWDVIRRHDAKLVVRALWLIAFCVLPIIGPLIYLVIRPPGTTADQHRVEHGEAASMTTAAELGALADLHDRGKLTDREFEVAKSKHVGVDTSDVSSGSVREQRGSQML; encoded by the coding sequence ATGTCGTGGTTCTGGCAGGGCCTGCTGCTGGCGATCTTCGTCGTCCCGTTCATCGTGCTGTTCGGCTACGCGGCCTGGGACGTCATCCGTCGCCACGACGCCAAGCTGGTCGTCCGCGCGCTGTGGCTGATCGCGTTCTGCGTGCTGCCGATCATCGGTCCGCTGATCTACCTGGTCATCCGGCCGCCCGGCACGACCGCCGACCAGCACCGGGTCGAGCACGGCGAGGCGGCCAGCATGACGACCGCCGCCGAGCTCGGCGCGCTGGCCGACCTGCACGACCGCGGCAAGCTGACCGACCGCGAGTTCGAGGTCGCGAAGTCGAAGCACGTCGGTGTCGACACCTCCGACGTGTCCTCGGGATCGGTCCGCGAGCAGCGCGGCAGCCAGATGCTCTGA
- a CDS encoding LuxR C-terminal-related transcriptional regulator, producing the protein MPRQRLEAELDRATRRPLTVVVAPAGAGKTSGLARWAAATLPTARWLVARKGDRPEVLARALLAAAGRPDPDADWVVDDVPKAVLELLRSATPDPRPLVIDDAHHLAPESWAVLDEVVTAAPGHLRVVLATRRDTPLPTVALELGDALTVLRSEVLKFDDDEAAQLVMAHAPDASDEDVHAIQARADGWAAALVLGARSLAAAPDRAAARTALAHTEQPVLDYLLGEVFATMPAACRHVLQCTTDEPVVTAEAAVLLSGDPQAPEHLAALAAEGMLVTAYGSGPMEAWSYHPLLRELLRRQLAGPDRALGLAAHARAAHHHAMHGPLDEAVRHAMLAGEHDLLATLLVERGLTLTTTGHEDLVAEALRALPDGMTEELPALLGVTALLLRCTGDREQAVRVAALAARAARRTRDGLLSRGGRRRPPTVTEAALLADVAILNAWLARLGWHDLNDAVVGAREVAAYASPAGAGSGELDPARLSWLLHELAVVESWSGELELATRHSDEALVTARAVDNHRLAAAALADRAVLQLLEGQFQTAAATARECLGESRAAGRAADGYLGYPHVALGWAAFYDLRLADAAAELAEVRRLDGQAFEPLVDALCHVLEARLLAETGDVAGARRLLSSAPARPEPAPAFLDGIYAVVRAHWALVDGDVGDTEAQLPVMRWLGWQVSTSAFEGVLADLDGRPAEALDRLAEALAVPASGEQLVCAAFAAAYRARLQLAAGRLGAARDSLRDALTRAAPQKLLHPLLAGASPGGGYDDLLRRLSRGRDAHPFAAYVVAGLERYRRPYPDLSSRAATIAPSAGKIRAEAAPPEKTLGPPSGIAMPAQALTGREAEVLRELALGGSYQDVARVLYVTENTVKTHVSAVYRKLGVERRADALRRAREIGLI; encoded by the coding sequence GTGCCCCGGCAGCGGCTCGAGGCCGAGCTGGACCGCGCGACGCGGCGCCCGCTCACGGTCGTGGTGGCACCGGCCGGTGCGGGCAAGACCTCCGGCCTTGCACGGTGGGCCGCGGCGACGCTCCCGACGGCCCGCTGGCTGGTCGCCCGCAAGGGTGACCGTCCCGAGGTCCTGGCCCGGGCGCTGCTGGCCGCCGCCGGCAGGCCCGACCCGGACGCCGACTGGGTCGTCGACGACGTGCCGAAGGCCGTGCTCGAGCTGCTGCGATCCGCCACCCCCGACCCGCGACCACTCGTGATCGACGACGCGCACCACCTGGCGCCGGAGAGCTGGGCCGTGCTGGACGAGGTCGTCACCGCCGCGCCCGGCCACCTGCGGGTGGTGCTCGCGACCCGGCGGGACACCCCGCTGCCGACGGTGGCGCTCGAGCTCGGGGACGCCCTGACCGTGCTGCGGTCCGAGGTCCTGAAGTTCGACGACGACGAGGCGGCTCAGCTCGTGATGGCTCACGCGCCGGACGCGTCCGACGAGGACGTCCACGCGATCCAGGCCCGGGCGGACGGCTGGGCGGCGGCGCTCGTCCTCGGCGCCCGCAGCCTGGCCGCGGCACCCGACCGGGCAGCCGCCCGGACCGCGCTGGCGCACACCGAGCAGCCGGTCCTCGACTACCTGCTCGGCGAGGTCTTCGCGACCATGCCCGCGGCCTGCCGGCACGTGCTCCAGTGCACCACCGACGAGCCGGTCGTGACCGCCGAGGCGGCCGTCCTCCTGTCCGGTGACCCCCAGGCGCCGGAGCACCTCGCCGCGCTCGCCGCCGAGGGGATGCTGGTCACCGCCTACGGCTCGGGTCCGATGGAGGCGTGGTCCTACCACCCGCTGCTGCGCGAGCTGCTGCGGCGACAGCTGGCCGGGCCGGACCGTGCCCTGGGTCTCGCGGCGCACGCGCGTGCCGCCCACCACCACGCTATGCACGGTCCGCTCGACGAGGCCGTCCGGCACGCGATGCTGGCCGGGGAGCACGACCTGCTCGCGACCCTGCTGGTCGAGCGCGGCCTCACCCTGACGACTACCGGCCACGAAGACCTGGTCGCCGAGGCGCTGCGCGCGCTGCCGGACGGCATGACGGAGGAGCTGCCGGCGCTGCTCGGTGTGACGGCTCTGCTGCTGCGCTGCACCGGCGACCGAGAGCAGGCGGTCCGGGTGGCCGCCCTGGCCGCACGCGCAGCACGCCGGACCCGGGACGGGCTGCTCAGCCGCGGGGGCCGACGGCGGCCGCCCACCGTGACGGAGGCTGCCCTGCTGGCCGACGTCGCCATCCTGAACGCCTGGCTGGCTCGGCTGGGCTGGCACGACCTAAACGATGCGGTGGTGGGTGCCCGCGAGGTCGCCGCCTACGCGTCCCCGGCCGGGGCCGGGTCCGGCGAGCTCGACCCGGCACGGCTCTCCTGGCTGCTGCACGAGCTGGCAGTCGTGGAGAGCTGGTCCGGGGAGCTCGAGCTCGCCACTCGGCACTCCGACGAGGCACTGGTGACCGCCCGTGCCGTGGACAACCACCGGCTGGCGGCCGCCGCGCTGGCCGACCGAGCCGTCCTCCAGCTCCTGGAGGGCCAGTTCCAGACCGCCGCGGCCACTGCACGTGAATGCCTCGGCGAGTCGAGGGCTGCCGGCCGGGCGGCCGACGGCTATCTCGGTTACCCGCACGTCGCCCTGGGCTGGGCGGCGTTCTACGACCTGCGGCTCGCGGACGCGGCCGCCGAGCTCGCCGAGGTCCGGCGGCTCGACGGTCAGGCGTTCGAGCCGCTGGTCGACGCCCTCTGCCACGTGCTCGAGGCCCGCCTGCTCGCGGAGACCGGTGACGTGGCTGGGGCCAGACGCCTGCTCAGCTCGGCGCCCGCCCGCCCGGAGCCGGCCCCGGCGTTCCTGGACGGCATCTACGCGGTGGTACGGGCCCACTGGGCCCTGGTCGACGGCGACGTCGGCGACACAGAGGCGCAGCTCCCGGTGATGCGGTGGCTCGGCTGGCAGGTCAGCACCTCGGCGTTCGAGGGCGTGCTCGCCGACCTCGACGGACGACCGGCGGAGGCGCTCGACCGGTTGGCGGAGGCGCTCGCGGTGCCCGCGTCGGGGGAGCAGCTGGTCTGCGCGGCGTTCGCCGCGGCCTACCGCGCCCGGCTGCAGCTCGCCGCCGGCCGGCTGGGTGCCGCCCGGGACTCGTTGCGCGACGCTCTCACCCGGGCCGCCCCGCAGAAGCTGCTGCACCCGCTCCTGGCCGGGGCGTCACCCGGCGGCGGGTACGACGACCTGCTGCGCCGGCTGTCCCGCGGGCGGGACGCGCACCCCTTCGCCGCCTACGTGGTCGCCGGCCTGGAGCGGTACCGGCGGCCGTACCCCGACCTCTCGAGCCGGGCCGCGACCATCGCGCCGTCGGCGGGGAAGATCCGCGCCGAGGCAGCGCCGCCGGAGAAAACCCTTGGCCCGCCCTCCGGAATCGCGATGCCGGCGCAGGCCCTGACCGGCCGCGAGGCGGAGGTGCTGCGGGAGCTCGCGCTCGGCGGCTCCTACCAGGACGTGGCGCGGGTGCTCTACGTCACCGAGAACACGGTCAAGACCCACGTGTCCGCCGTCTATCGCAAGCTCGGGGTCGAGCGTCGCGCGGACGCGTTGCGACGAGCCCGCGAGATCGGTCTCATCTAA
- a CDS encoding DUF1269 domain-containing protein, giving the protein MATLTVWKFPDAYGAERTESILERLQKEELIAIHDAATVSWPEGEKKPKTRQLNNLAGAGALGGSFWGLLFGLIFFVPLLGMAMGAAMGALGGAMSDVGIDDDFIKSVRDEVTPGTSALFLMTSDTVTDKVKGAFEGSHAELVRTNLSTEQEAKLREVFTG; this is encoded by the coding sequence GTGGCCACTCTGACCGTGTGGAAGTTCCCCGACGCCTATGGCGCAGAGCGCACCGAGTCCATCCTGGAGCGCCTGCAGAAGGAAGAGCTCATCGCCATCCACGACGCCGCGACGGTGTCCTGGCCCGAGGGCGAGAAGAAGCCCAAGACCAGGCAGCTCAACAACCTGGCCGGTGCCGGCGCTCTGGGCGGCAGCTTCTGGGGACTGCTGTTCGGGCTGATCTTCTTCGTGCCGCTGCTCGGCATGGCGATGGGCGCCGCCATGGGCGCGCTGGGCGGCGCGATGTCGGACGTCGGCATCGACGACGACTTCATCAAGTCGGTGCGCGACGAGGTGACCCCCGGCACGTCGGCGTTGTTCCTGATGACCTCCGACACCGTCACCGACAAGGTCAAGGGGGCGTTCGAGGGTTCGCACGCCGAGCTGGTGCGCACCAACCTGAGTACCGAGCAGGAGGCCAAGCTGCGCGAGGTCTTCACCGGCTAG
- a CDS encoding SHOCT domain-containing protein — protein sequence MTVEPVGAACTDQHHDLVDMLRDLASMRDTGLLTEAEFQRARAMAVAWHDAAAASQPAR from the coding sequence GTGACCGTCGAACCAGTCGGGGCCGCGTGCACCGACCAGCATCATGACCTGGTCGACATGCTGCGCGACCTCGCATCGATGCGCGACACGGGGCTCCTCACCGAGGCCGAGTTCCAGCGGGCGCGCGCCATGGCGGTCGCCTGGCACGACGCCGCGGCGGCCTCACAGCCGGCGCGATGA
- a CDS encoding AI-2E family transporter: MTAAPTEADDTSHRLLPRGVIVLLGAAAAVIIAGGMRAASGFVAPIFFALVLTIACAPVRQVALRHRWPSWAATLVMLVTAYAIVLVLTLSLAVSAIQLAATVPQYADQADALVADAQNWLSAQGLNEASVQKALSNLDLGKVADLLAGILGSLLDVLGSFLFLVTVLFFTVADVSGVPLRDALLRESKPGLATSMHGFVHATQHYLIMSAIFGGIVAVLDTGALWLLGVPLPALWGLLAFVTNFIPNIGFVIGLVPPAILALLDGGWSSMLAVVAVYCVLNVVIQTFIQPRYVGDAVGLSPTVTFLSLTLWTFVLGSLGALLAVPMTLLARAVLVDADPSAGWARAFIGSTPSPKDDPPAPEPAEPEPERGTAD; this comes from the coding sequence ATGACGGCGGCGCCGACCGAGGCCGACGACACCAGTCATCGGCTTCTGCCCCGCGGCGTCATCGTGCTGCTCGGCGCGGCGGCGGCCGTGATCATCGCTGGCGGCATGCGGGCTGCCAGTGGCTTCGTCGCCCCGATCTTCTTCGCGCTGGTCCTCACGATCGCCTGCGCGCCGGTCCGTCAAGTGGCCCTCCGGCACCGGTGGCCTTCGTGGGCGGCCACGCTGGTGATGCTGGTGACCGCGTACGCCATCGTGCTGGTACTGACGCTCAGCCTGGCGGTCTCAGCTATCCAGCTGGCCGCCACCGTCCCGCAGTATGCGGATCAGGCCGACGCCCTCGTCGCGGACGCACAGAACTGGCTGAGCGCCCAGGGACTCAACGAGGCTTCGGTGCAGAAAGCCCTGAGCAACCTCGACCTCGGCAAGGTTGCCGACCTGCTGGCCGGCATCCTCGGCAGCCTGCTCGACGTGCTGGGCAGCTTCCTGTTCCTGGTGACCGTGCTGTTCTTCACCGTCGCTGACGTCTCGGGGGTTCCCCTCCGCGACGCGCTGCTGCGGGAGTCCAAGCCGGGCCTCGCGACCTCGATGCACGGGTTCGTCCACGCCACCCAGCACTACTTGATCATGTCGGCGATCTTCGGCGGCATCGTCGCCGTGCTCGACACCGGCGCGCTGTGGCTGCTCGGGGTGCCCCTGCCGGCGCTATGGGGACTCCTCGCGTTCGTCACGAACTTCATCCCCAACATCGGCTTCGTCATCGGGCTGGTGCCGCCTGCGATCCTCGCGCTCCTGGACGGCGGCTGGAGCTCGATGCTCGCGGTGGTCGCGGTCTACTGCGTCCTCAACGTGGTGATCCAGACCTTCATCCAGCCCCGCTACGTCGGCGACGCGGTCGGGCTCAGTCCCACCGTGACGTTCCTGTCGCTGACCCTGTGGACCTTCGTGCTCGGCTCGCTCGGCGCCCTGCTCGCGGTGCCGATGACGCTGCTCGCGAGGGCGGTCCTCGTCGACGCGGACCCGTCAGCAGGCTGGGCCCGGGCCTTCATCGGCTCGACGCCGTCGCCGAAGGACGACCCACCGGCTCCCGAGCCGGCCGAACCGGAGCCTGAACGCGGCACGGCAGACTGA